The Acetobacter oryzifermentans genomic interval GATGCCAGAGTCCTTCATAGGGGCGTTGGGGTTTAGGCCCTTTGTGACGGCATGGGAGATGACGGCTTGCCGCTTTTCTGCTAGGAGGGCAATCAGCCGTTGCTGTTCGGCAATCAGGGCATCAATCTTTCCGCACTCACGATCCAGAAAGCTGGCTATTGCCTGCTGTTCGGGGAGTGGTGGAAAGCATAATAGAAATGATGCTAGATTATCCGAAGATAATTCGAGAAAAGTTGTACCTTTCCCAAGAATTTGCAATTCAGACACTGCTGAATAAAAAAAATAGAGGAAAAACTTGGACGACACTCCTTTGTCAGGAACAAGGGAACGACAGCCCTGATTTGTACATAGATCGGTCCCAGCGAGTCCGATACTTCCTATCGGCGCTCGTGTTGAAATAATAATACTACCTTTAGGAACAATACTGACGGCGCAGCTTTCAGCGCCTTTTACAGAAATAGTTCTTTTTGAGTGGGTGATAATCTCGGGTCGTTCAGAATTTAAATCTGCAGGGGTTATCCACGTAATTTCACCGTCCCAGAAATCACTCTGACCGGACTTTGGAGTTGCTCCGTTTTTTAAAGAAAATATTCGCTTGAGTGGTAGGACGTCCCAACCAACCGGAATCTCCCCAATCCACTCAATCCCACTGTCCTTATAAGCCGGATACTTCGGGAAACTCATACCGAAAGCTCCCCAAGCATCGCCATGATTTTCGCGGTTACCTTTTTCAACTCCGCATCAATCTCCGCAAGTGGGCGTGGGGGCTCGAACACATAGAAATACCGATTGAACGGAATTTCGTAGCCGATCTTTGTCTTGTCCTCATCAATCCACGCATCTGGGGCATGGGGCAGCACTTCGCGTTTGAAATAGGCGTGAATGTCCTCATTCAGCGGCACGTTTTCCGTATCGCGCAAGCTGGTATCGGGCATTTTCTTGCCCTTCATCTTACCACGCTGGCCGAGGACGATGTTGCCATCTTCATCGCGTTGCGGGCGCTCCACGGTGATGGTCTGATAACCGAAATCCTTGTTATTGAAGATGCGGCTCAACGGTGCGAGCCGCACCTTGCCGCTTTCGGGCGCTTCCGGTGGCGCTTCACCCTGCATCACGACTGCGCGTGTCTGCGTGCCATCCGCACCGGTGATGGTGGCAAGCTGCGCCTCCTGCGCGTCGCGGAACAGGCGCGTGACGAGGGTGATGTCGTCCTCTCCCATTTCCTTGCGTTTGGAGCCGAGGCTTTTGCGCATTTTCTGCCAGAAGGAGGAGGCATCGATCAGCTGCACCTTGCCCTTACGGTTCTTGGGCTTGCGGTTGGTTAGCACCCAGACATAGGTGGCGATGCCAGTGTTGAAGAACATATCGGTCGGCAGTGCGATAATGGCTTCGACCAGATCTTCTTCCAGAACGAAGCGCCGGATTTCGGACTCACCGGAACCAGCTGCGCCCGTGAACAGGGGGGAGCCGTTCAGCACAATGCCGAAGCGTGAACCACCGTCCTTTGTCGGGCGCATTTTGTGGACAAGGTGGAGCAGGAACAGCATGGAGCCGTCCGAGATACGCGGCAGGCCGGGGCCGAAGCGCCCGTTATAACCCAGCTTTTCATGCTCGGCCCGAACGGCCTTCTCGACCTTTTTCCACTCCACGCCAAAGGGCGGATTGGAGAGCATGTAATCGAATTTGTAGTCTGCCAGCTCATCATCGGACAGTGTGTTGCCGAGGCGGATGTTGCTGACGTCCTGATTACGGATCAGCATGTCAGCTTTACAGATGGCATAAGATTCGGGGTTCAGCTCCTGCCCGAACATGGTCAGGCGCGCATCCGGATTGTGGTCGAGCAGGAACTCTTCCGCGACAGAGAGCATGCCGCCGGTGCCAGCGGTGGGGTCATAGATGGTGCGGACGGCGGCGTTGCCGGGGGTCAGCAGGCCATCATCCTCGGCAAAGATGAGGTTCACCATCAATTTGATGACTTCGCGCGGGGTGAAGTGCTCACCAGCGGTCTCGTTGGAGGCTTCCGAAAATTTACGGATCAGTTCCTCGAACACCTGCCCCATCTGGTGGTTATCAACGGCTTTATCACTGAGATCAAAGCTGATGAATTTTTCGAGCACCAGATAGAGGAGATTGGCTTTGGCCAGCCGATCTGTCTGTTCGGTAAAGCGGAAGTGGTCGAAGATGTCACGGGCGGCAGGAGAGAAAGCGTTGATATAGGCTGAGAGGTTCTCGGTCAGGTTATCCGGATCGCCCAGCACGCCTTTCAGCGTGAAGTCAGACGTGTTTACGAACCGCAGACCTGCGGCTTTCTCCATGAAAGGCATTGGGTCGATCCCTTTGCTCTCCCACTTTTCCTTTTCCTTCAGCACCTTGTCACGGGTCGGAGCCAGAACGGCATCAAGGCGGCGCAGAACGGTAAAGGGCAGGATGACCCGACCGTATTCGGCTGGTTTGAAATCGCCTCGCAGGAGATCGGCGACCTGCCAAATCATGGAGGACAGGGAAGCAGTGCGGGGTGTCGTGCTCATGAAAAAATCTAGTCCGATGTCGAAGATATATGAATCACTGATTTTGAAAATGCTGCCGAAGCCACGCCGCGAACGCGTCTTCCTCTATTGCGCCAGCCGCAAGAGCCACCACGGCCTCGACGGCATCCGGGGCGCTAACCTGCACACGGGTTCCATTCAACCGAAGGAAAAGAACGCAGCAGCTCCAGGCTGTCCGCTTGTTGGCGTCATTGAAGGGGTCATTACGCGCAATGCCATAAGCATAGGCAGCCGCCAGAGTTGCGGTGTCCGGTCTAGGCGCTTCAGTATAGTGCCATCGGTTTTCGGCGCGAGCTAACGCGCTGTGCAGCAGGTTCTCGTTTTTGAGACCATGTGTCCCACCATATTCCTTCAGAGCCTGATCGTGCATGAACAGCACCGCATCAGGTTCCAGAAACTCAGGCAGATCCGGTATCAACGCTTGGCCAGTTCCTGAAGAACGTCAGCCTGCTCACGTAGCGTCTCGCGCGCCATCTGCATCTGGCGTTCAAGCTTAAGATTGCGCTTCACGAGCTTGATTCCGTCGGCCATTTCTACCAGCGTGAGTTCCTGCCCGACTTCCAGGCCAAGACGGATACGTGTTTCTGCTGGAAGGGTAACACCGACAGAATTACCCTGTTTGCGAACGACGACAGTTTCCATGGGCTTAGCTCCGTATTACGTGTCGTAATACGTAACAGGGGTGTATCCGGGGTGGCAAGCCCAAATATCCCCTTACAGCCAGCCTGTACGGATTACATAAACGATCCTGCTCAGAACATGCCAGTCATCTACGCGTGGCTGTAGCGGGCCGCATAATTTGGAACCCAAAAAATACTGCCTTAGGCTCGACGTGCGCGCCTATTAATGCCTCTTAAAGAGGTCTTAATAGGCCTCTAACAATCAGTGACAGGCTGAGATACCTCTGCCGGAAATGGATACGGCGGCAGCGGCCTGAACTGCCGTAGCGGTCGTCCAGCCGCAGCATCCAAATCATGGACGATCAGCAGAGCAACATCATTGGGGAGCCTAGGGAATGCCTGCACGATAATGATACAGCACGGCTTCAATAAACTGATGACATGCCTGAGCAGCAAGAGAATGTTAAATGGTCTTGCGTGGTTTTTCTACGTGATTGGCTGCGTTATGTTTTCGCTAATCATTGTCCCGCTTAAACTTCTGGAGGGCGGCCTACCGTCCTTTTGGGTGTTTGAAAAATAGTGCCCTTAACGTAAAAAAATACTAAAAACTTTTTAGTATAACTTATATTTTTAGGTAATTTAGATTTTTTCGAAACAACCTGTAATGGAAAAAGAAGAGGACTTTTTCAATAAAGACAAAGTCCTCTCATATTTTATTTCACATAAGGCGTTAAGCGGAACGTTTCTGCATCTCAGAACCTGTTTCTGATGGAAGCAGATAAGGGCCTGCCGCACGCAGTGTTATGGAGAGAATACCCATTTCACCACGGGCTAGATGATTACCAAGAGGAAGTTTGGCATTGCCATTCGTCCAGGCACAATCTGTCCAATCGGTATCATGCCAACCTTCGGGCTTTTGGGCTTGAAGATGAGACGTGATATCGAAATG includes:
- a CDS encoding type II toxin-antitoxin system death-on-curing family toxin → MPDLPEFLEPDAVLFMHDQALKEYGGTHGLKNENLLHSALARAENRWHYTEAPRPDTATLAAAYAYGIARNDPFNDANKRTAWSCCVLFLRLNGTRVQVSAPDAVEAVVALAAGAIEEDAFAAWLRQHFQNQ
- a CDS encoding type I restriction-modification system subunit M produces the protein MSTTPRTASLSSMIWQVADLLRGDFKPAEYGRVILPFTVLRRLDAVLAPTRDKVLKEKEKWESKGIDPMPFMEKAAGLRFVNTSDFTLKGVLGDPDNLTENLSAYINAFSPAARDIFDHFRFTEQTDRLAKANLLYLVLEKFISFDLSDKAVDNHQMGQVFEELIRKFSEASNETAGEHFTPREVIKLMVNLIFAEDDGLLTPGNAAVRTIYDPTAGTGGMLSVAEEFLLDHNPDARLTMFGQELNPESYAICKADMLIRNQDVSNIRLGNTLSDDELADYKFDYMLSNPPFGVEWKKVEKAVRAEHEKLGYNGRFGPGLPRISDGSMLFLLHLVHKMRPTKDGGSRFGIVLNGSPLFTGAAGSGESEIRRFVLEEDLVEAIIALPTDMFFNTGIATYVWVLTNRKPKNRKGKVQLIDASSFWQKMRKSLGSKRKEMGEDDITLVTRLFRDAQEAQLATITGADGTQTRAVVMQGEAPPEAPESGKVRLAPLSRIFNNKDFGYQTITVERPQRDEDGNIVLGQRGKMKGKKMPDTSLRDTENVPLNEDIHAYFKREVLPHAPDAWIDEDKTKIGYEIPFNRYFYVFEPPRPLAEIDAELKKVTAKIMAMLGELSV
- a CDS encoding restriction endonuclease subunit S — encoded protein: MSFPKYPAYKDSGIEWIGEIPVGWDVLPLKRIFSLKNGATPKSGQSDFWDGEITWITPADLNSERPEIITHSKRTISVKGAESCAVSIVPKGSIIISTRAPIGSIGLAGTDLCTNQGCRSLVPDKGVSSKFFLYFFYSAVSELQILGKGTTFLELSSDNLASFLLCFPPLPEQQAIASFLDRECGKIDALIAEQQRLIALLAEKRQAVISHAVTKGLNPNAPMKDSGIPWIGMVPEGWEVVTAGRVVRVISGFAFPSDKFLKYGEGVPLLRGVNVGVGKLRWDDVVYWKRQIDDGLDIYELKEGDIVIGMDRPWISSGLRISKIYKKDLPCLLLQRVGLLRLKKYLNSSFLMYQYSLPNFMHFLAPEMTGVSVPHISPSQIASFPICLPSRKIQDEIVTYLARAITEFESLILTATNAITLLKERRAALISAAVTGKIDVRAQNKALAA
- a CDS encoding AbrB/MazE/SpoVT family DNA-binding domain-containing protein, with product METVVVRKQGNSVGVTLPAETRIRLGLEVGQELTLVEMADGIKLVKRNLKLERQMQMARETLREQADVLQELAKR